The proteins below are encoded in one region of Chloracidobacterium sp.:
- a CDS encoding glycosyltransferase family 39 protein has protein sequence MQQRTDGPSGTASVTTGTSHIALADLATVGVFTALYAPYVAHAAVTRAFWLDELFTFYIVTMPDWAGMFDLIRRGPDQNPPLFYVVTRLLVGCFGESEWVFRLPAMVGYWVLCVALYFLGRRLGGSPVGLVAMATPVVTGAVFYATEARPYSLMLGCFGVGLVCYALVADAAQSPARRRSAVLGLGGALTLAAAFHYFAVLPMVCLGLAELYRTWRTGRRRWAVWAALVTPLGVLASNWMLLTEQTKLPYWREQLLWLELPYFYDWLCNTPACLALLALMAVVGWLDWRTCRTLNPVEPPAAVPGPEWSALGVLLVVVLPVGWMTLMQLTGQTLFTRRYLLPAVVGLSILIVHAIRRLTAHNARRLTLGVWATLTTLTLTATLQPWRLTPPSTEGVADLPDRNRPIIVGIQNYLPLKHYFGAQLPQVVYVFGVMTYPQPDDPTRGLRALLNNPRTPRFEDPNAFFRRHHRFYVVYRKQSVLHEADLLLTLFEQHAPKLVRATDKYFVYDFSD, from the coding sequence ATGCAACAAAGGACAGATGGGCCGTCCGGGACGGCCTCGGTGACAACCGGTACGTCACACATCGCTTTGGCGGACTTGGCGACTGTCGGCGTTTTTACGGCGCTTTATGCGCCGTACGTGGCGCACGCGGCGGTGACGCGGGCGTTCTGGCTGGACGAGTTGTTCACCTTTTACATCGTGACGATGCCCGACTGGGCCGGGATGTTTGACCTCATTCGGCGCGGCCCCGACCAGAACCCGCCGCTGTTTTACGTCGTCACGCGCCTACTGGTCGGCTGCTTCGGCGAAAGCGAGTGGGTTTTCCGCTTGCCAGCGATGGTCGGCTACTGGGTGCTGTGCGTGGCGCTCTACTTCCTCGGTCGGCGTCTCGGCGGGTCGCCGGTCGGGCTGGTCGCCATGGCGACGCCGGTCGTTACGGGCGCAGTGTTTTATGCGACGGAAGCGCGTCCCTACAGCCTGATGCTGGGCTGTTTCGGCGTCGGTCTTGTTTGCTATGCCTTGGTCGCCGACGCGGCCCAGTCGCCCGCCCGGCGGCGCAGCGCCGTTTTGGGGCTGGGCGGCGCGCTGACGCTGGCGGCGGCGTTTCACTACTTTGCGGTGCTTCCGATGGTGTGTTTGGGGCTGGCGGAGTTGTATCGCACGTGGCGTACGGGGCGGCGGCGCTGGGCGGTGTGGGCGGCGTTGGTTACGCCGCTGGGCGTTCTTGCGTCCAACTGGATGCTCCTGACGGAACAGACCAAGCTGCCTTACTGGCGTGAGCAACTGCTCTGGCTGGAGTTGCCGTACTTTTATGACTGGCTCTGCAACACGCCGGCCTGTTTGGCGTTGTTGGCGCTGATGGCGGTTGTGGGTTGGCTTGATTGGCGCACATGCCGCACGCTCAACCCTGTCGAACCACCTGCGGCGGTTCCCGGTCCGGAGTGGTCGGCGTTGGGGGTGCTGTTGGTCGTCGTCCTGCCCGTCGGATGGATGACGCTGATGCAACTGACCGGTCAGACCCTGTTCACCCGACGGTATTTGCTGCCGGCCGTCGTGGGACTATCCATTCTGATTGTTCACGCCATACGGCGGCTGACGGCGCACAACGCTCGGCGACTGACGCTGGGGGTGTGGGCGACTCTCACCACGCTGACGCTCACGGCAACGCTTCAGCCGTGGCGACTCACACCGCCAAGCACTGAAGGCGTCGCCGACCTTCCCGACCGAAATCGGCCGATTATCGTCGGTATCCAGAATTACCTGCCACTGAAGCACTATTTTGGCGCTCAACTTCCACAGGTGGTTTACGTCTTTGGGGTGATGACCTACCCGCAACCCGACGACCCCACACGCGGACTGCGCGCCCTGCTGAATAATCCCCGCACCCCACGCTTTGAAGACCCAAACGCCTTCTTCCGCCGCCACCACCGCTTCTACGTCGTCTATCGCAAGCAGTCCGTCCTGCACGAAGCCGACCTGCTGCTGACCTTGTTTGAACAACACGCCCCAAAGCTGGTGCGCGCCACCGACAAGTACTTCGTTTATGACTTCTCCGACTAG
- a CDS encoding DUF2029 domain-containing protein, translated as MRTPSPTWSPLVGRAVFWSCAAALCGLGAARSGVTPDVYGNDFTVFYAAARQVILTGNPYDTAIRAATPYLYPPLFAQLLTPLALFPLPVAAGVWAVGNVVAVLWLWRLAQPALTPPHANATRATRAWLWWAALAPVFVGNILLGQVNLWIAVAVTFALSADAERRRSPAAGFALALALSVKVSPVLLLPYFVGRRAWRLLGWCAFWVLLVNSLSLSLLGEHSRDIIQGWYREVIVQGWRFDFAVPSNQSLYGALLRVELWLGIPGRLSYWPLAALGAVWLFSVGWVSRRAIEPAAYPAAATAGAWCVLGAKLSWVVHFALLALPVAVALGGRARRWAAEAGVVGFALCAWSGFQVVPSALRCTVEAWSLFAGAGMAIMLALALALRLDLCRAADEEASSAPALFTACNKGQMGRPGRPR; from the coding sequence TTGCGTACGCCGTCGCCAACGTGGTCGCCGCTTGTCGGCCGGGCGGTCTTTTGGAGTTGCGCGGCGGCGCTGTGTGGTCTCGGCGCGGCGCGCAGCGGCGTGACGCCGGACGTGTACGGCAATGACTTCACGGTGTTTTACGCCGCCGCCCGGCAAGTCATCCTAACGGGCAATCCGTACGATACTGCGATACGGGCGGCGACGCCGTATCTCTACCCGCCGCTGTTCGCCCAGCTTCTGACGCCGTTGGCGCTGTTTCCACTTCCGGTCGCCGCCGGCGTTTGGGCGGTCGGCAACGTGGTCGCCGTTCTCTGGTTGTGGCGTTTAGCGCAGCCGGCGCTGACGCCGCCTCATGCTAATGCAACTCGTGCAACTCGCGCTTGGCTGTGGTGGGCGGCGCTTGCGCCGGTTTTTGTCGGCAACATCCTGCTGGGGCAGGTCAATCTTTGGATCGCCGTCGCCGTAACGTTCGCGTTGTCGGCGGACGCGGAGCGGCGACGCAGCCCGGCGGCCGGATTCGCCTTGGCTTTGGCGCTGAGCGTCAAGGTGTCCCCGGTATTGCTTTTGCCCTATTTCGTCGGGCGCCGCGCTTGGCGACTCCTTGGCTGGTGCGCGTTTTGGGTGTTGCTTGTCAACAGCTTGTCGTTGAGCCTGCTTGGCGAACACAGCCGAGACATTATTCAAGGCTGGTACCGGGAGGTCATTGTTCAGGGTTGGCGCTTTGATTTCGCCGTACCGAGCAATCAGTCGCTTTACGGCGCGCTGCTGCGGGTTGAACTGTGGCTTGGCATACCGGGTCGGCTCTCGTATTGGCCGTTGGCGGCGCTGGGGGCTGTGTGGCTTTTCAGCGTGGGCTGGGTCAGTCGTCGGGCGATTGAGCCGGCGGCGTATCCAGCGGCGGCGACGGCGGGCGCTTGGTGCGTTTTGGGAGCGAAACTGAGTTGGGTCGTCCATTTCGCGTTGTTGGCGTTGCCGGTCGCGGTTGCACTCGGCGGCCGGGCGCGCCGTTGGGCGGCTGAGGCAGGCGTGGTGGGCTTTGCGCTTTGCGCGTGGTCGGGTTTTCAGGTCGTACCATCGGCGCTCCGCTGCACGGTTGAAGCGTGGTCGCTCTTTGCCGGGGCGGGTATGGCGATTATGCTGGCGCTCGCTTTGGCGCTCAGATTAGACCTGTGTCGGGCGGCGGATGAAGAGGCGTCATCCGCGCCTGCGCTGTTCACCGCATGCAACAAAGGACAGATGGGCCGTCCGGGACGGCCTCGGTGA
- a CDS encoding periplasmic heavy metal sensor, translating into MPQRLRLGVFGGFLLYGVLVGTAVAQQPSPPPPPDDPDAALLRQETALPAALYESRLLARALGLTPDQVRRMQEVRRQEGPAMQAARRKVVACRRLLNDAIYGEETSDALVDQRARELAAAEAELTQLRARMQYRIRAVLTVEQLRTLNELRAEPREDFLRRRPERPGRPIRRPTP; encoded by the coding sequence ATGCCACAGCGGTTGCGGTTGGGAGTGTTCGGCGGTTTCCTCTTATACGGCGTTTTGGTCGGGACGGCTGTTGCGCAGCAGCCCTCCCCACCCCCGCCGCCGGACGACCCGGACGCGGCGCTGCTGCGTCAGGAGACGGCGTTGCCAGCGGCGCTGTACGAATCGCGTCTGCTGGCGCGGGCGCTTGGATTGACGCCCGACCAAGTACGCCGCATGCAGGAGGTGCGGCGGCAGGAAGGGCCGGCGATGCAGGCTGCCCGACGGAAGGTCGTGGCGTGCCGGCGGCTGCTCAACGACGCCATCTACGGTGAGGAGACGAGCGACGCCCTTGTTGACCAGCGCGCCCGCGAACTGGCGGCGGCCGAAGCCGAACTCACGCAACTGCGCGCGCGGATGCAATATCGCATTCGGGCTGTGCTGACGGTTGAACAACTGCGCACCCTGAACGAACTGCGCGCCGAGCCGCGTGAGGACTTCCTACGACGTAGGCCGGAGCGTCCCGGACGGCCGATTCGACGGCCGACACCGTAG
- a CDS encoding Do family serine endopeptidase, producing MSTRRKLFGFAVQSVLVAAVGFALVVGGWMVLARTARPAAPDLSKLTLVSHHGEALSGAAADLSTAFRKIGKLVKPSVVSIRVIETVSADALGLGRNHPPIPGLEGGLKQRGSGSGFVISSDGYIVTNEHVVGKADKIRVTFDDGRQATAKLVGVDPPTDLAVIKVEATGLTPVTLGDPTEMEQGDWVMAIGAPFGLEQTMTVGVISATGRNLPSSRTNRFAQYNNYLQTDASINPGNSGGPLVNLRGEVIGVNTMILSESGGSEGIGFAIPSDLVERICRKLILEGRVRRGWLGVSLPVQPMTEAQAKSLGLPNAEGALVQDTVGPDSPAARAGLRSGDFIVRFDGAPIRNERELTTKVADTEVGKTVTVEFIRDGQRRSVQVTIAERPAVETTRLSPKTESTNGDNLLGLKTAPLPESLIPKLRQPNGVLIESVVSGSPADEAGLAKGMVIHSLNRRPVMSPEDMTRLTQELRLGDTVVVGVEVQVGGRWEFRFVSVNIE from the coding sequence ATGAGTACACGTCGCAAGCTGTTTGGTTTCGCCGTCCAGTCGGTCTTGGTCGCCGCCGTCGGCTTTGCGCTGGTGGTGGGCGGATGGATGGTGTTGGCCCGTACGGCGCGTCCGGCTGCGCCGGACCTCTCAAAGCTGACCCTTGTCTCGCACCACGGCGAGGCGCTCAGCGGCGCGGCCGCCGATCTTTCGACGGCGTTTCGGAAAATCGGCAAACTCGTCAAGCCGTCGGTGGTCAGCATTCGGGTGATTGAGACGGTTTCCGCCGATGCGCTTGGTCTGGGACGCAACCATCCGCCCATCCCCGGTTTGGAGGGCGGTCTCAAACAGCGCGGCTCCGGTTCCGGTTTTGTCATCAGTTCCGACGGCTACATCGTGACCAATGAACATGTCGTCGGCAAGGCCGACAAAATCCGGGTGACCTTCGACGACGGCCGGCAAGCGACGGCGAAGCTCGTCGGCGTTGACCCGCCGACCGACTTGGCCGTGATCAAGGTTGAGGCGACAGGCCTGACGCCGGTCACCCTCGGCGACCCGACGGAGATGGAGCAGGGCGATTGGGTGATGGCGATTGGCGCGCCGTTCGGCCTTGAACAAACGATGACGGTCGGCGTCATTAGCGCGACCGGACGCAACCTGCCCAGTTCACGGACGAATCGGTTCGCCCAGTACAACAACTACCTGCAGACCGACGCCTCGATCAATCCGGGCAACTCCGGCGGGCCACTCGTGAACCTGCGCGGGGAGGTCATCGGCGTCAACACGATGATTTTGTCCGAGTCGGGCGGCAGCGAGGGAATTGGGTTCGCTATTCCGTCCGATTTGGTTGAACGCATCTGCCGGAAGCTGATTTTGGAAGGGCGTGTCCGGCGTGGCTGGCTTGGCGTAAGTCTGCCGGTACAACCAATGACGGAAGCGCAGGCAAAGTCGCTGGGTTTGCCAAACGCGGAAGGCGCACTCGTGCAGGACACGGTCGGGCCGGACAGTCCGGCGGCGCGCGCTGGGCTGCGCAGCGGCGATTTCATCGTTCGGTTTGACGGCGCACCCATTCGCAACGAGCGCGAACTGACAACCAAGGTCGCCGACACGGAAGTGGGTAAAACCGTCACAGTGGAGTTTATCCGCGACGGCCAGCGCCGGAGCGTCCAAGTGACGATTGCCGAGCGTCCGGCGGTAGAAACCACCCGCCTGTCTCCAAAGACCGAATCCACAAACGGCGACAACCTGCTCGGATTGAAGACGGCGCCGTTACCGGAAAGCCTCATCCCCAAACTGCGTCAGCCGAACGGCGTGCTGATTGAATCAGTTGTCTCCGGCAGTCCAGCCGATGAGGCGGGGCTGGCCAAAGGGATGGTGATCCACAGCCTCAATCGGCGTCCGGTCATGTCGCCTGAAGATATGACGCGGCTGACGCAAGAACTTCGTCTTGGCGATACGGTGGTAGTGGGCGTCGAGGTGCAGGTGGGCGGACGCTGGGAGTTTCGCTTTGTGTCGGTCAATATTGAGTAA
- a CDS encoding HU family DNA-binding protein — protein MTKTEIINHFADKFALPKATVRAFFDEQAQLAAAQAKVGFNIPGIGKLVVREYKAREGRNPRTGEKIKIKARKRLKFVISAAAKRAAGLE, from the coding sequence ATGACGAAAACCGAAATCATCAACCACTTTGCTGATAAATTTGCGCTTCCCAAAGCGACGGTGCGCGCCTTTTTTGACGAACAGGCCCAGCTGGCGGCGGCGCAAGCCAAAGTCGGATTCAACATTCCGGGCATTGGTAAACTGGTCGTTCGGGAATATAAGGCGCGCGAAGGACGCAATCCGCGCACCGGCGAAAAAATCAAAATCAAAGCCCGTAAACGTCTCAAGTTTGTCATCTCGGCGGCGGCCAAGAGGGCAGCCGGCCTCGAGTAA
- a CDS encoding NAD+ synthase: MKIALAQINTTVGAFVANAAKVRQYAIRAASQGADLVVFPELTLPGYPPLDLLDRPAFVARNLAALDDLARFSATIDAALLVGFAAENPDDFGKPLYNAVALLEGGELRAIRYKTLLPTYDVFDEARHFEPAERREIMAWRGHRLGVCICEDAWNSREFWEAHLYELDPVRELAEQGAQVIINVSASPFHRGKSALRRAMLAHHAAALQLPVVLVNQVGGNDSLVFDGRSMVLDARGELVLEANAFEEDLRIVDLANLPSPITPKSSDEIGDIHDALVLGVRDYLAKCGFRQAVIGLSGGIDSAVTAAIAVRALGRENVTGVAMPSKYSSQHSLEDAAELARNLGIAFHVVPIEPAVEAMMRMLTPAFGFAPHGVTEENIQARLRGLTLMAFSNQHGCMVLTTGNKSELAVGYCTLYGDMCGGLAVISDVPKTDVYRLAAYINRHQTIIPTRTITKPPSAELRPNQTDQDSLPPYDLLDAILERYIERYQSVQEIIADGFEPAVVEQVVKMVNRNEYKRQQAAPGIKVTPKAFGRGRRVPIAAVIED; the protein is encoded by the coding sequence ATGAAAATCGCGCTCGCCCAGATCAACACCACTGTCGGCGCTTTTGTCGCCAACGCCGCCAAGGTTCGTCAGTACGCCATCCGCGCTGCGTCGCAAGGCGCCGACCTGGTCGTCTTCCCCGAACTGACTCTGCCCGGCTATCCGCCCCTTGATTTGCTTGACCGCCCCGCCTTTGTCGCGCGGAATCTAGCGGCGCTCGACGATCTGGCGCGGTTTTCAGCCACGATTGACGCGGCGTTGCTGGTGGGCTTTGCGGCGGAAAATCCCGATGATTTCGGCAAACCGCTCTACAACGCGGTGGCTTTGCTGGAGGGCGGCGAGTTGCGGGCGATTCGCTACAAAACCCTGCTTCCGACCTACGATGTCTTTGACGAAGCGCGCCACTTCGAGCCGGCCGAACGTCGGGAGATTATGGCGTGGCGCGGTCATCGCCTCGGGGTGTGCATTTGTGAGGATGCTTGGAACAGCCGGGAGTTCTGGGAGGCGCACCTATACGAACTTGATCCTGTGCGCGAGTTGGCCGAGCAGGGCGCACAGGTCATCATTAATGTCTCCGCGTCGCCTTTTCATCGCGGTAAATCCGCGCTTCGGCGGGCGATGCTGGCGCACCATGCTGCGGCGCTTCAGTTGCCGGTAGTTTTGGTCAACCAGGTCGGCGGCAACGACAGCCTTGTCTTTGACGGCCGCAGCATGGTGCTTGACGCGCGCGGTGAGTTGGTGCTGGAAGCCAACGCTTTTGAGGAAGACCTGCGGATTGTTGATTTAGCCAATCTGCCGTCCCCTATCACGCCCAAGAGTTCCGACGAAATCGGCGATATCCATGACGCGCTGGTGCTAGGCGTTAGGGACTACTTGGCGAAATGCGGCTTCCGCCAAGCGGTAATCGGCTTGAGCGGTGGGATTGATTCGGCCGTGACGGCGGCCATCGCTGTGCGCGCGCTCGGCCGTGAAAACGTCACGGGCGTCGCTATGCCCTCGAAATACTCCTCGCAACACAGCCTTGAGGACGCCGCCGAACTGGCGCGCAATCTCGGCATTGCCTTTCATGTCGTGCCAATTGAGCCAGCTGTCGAGGCGATGATGCGGATGTTGACGCCCGCCTTCGGCTTCGCGCCGCACGGCGTGACGGAAGAGAATATCCAGGCGCGGTTGCGCGGCTTGACGCTCATGGCGTTTTCGAACCAGCACGGCTGCATGGTGCTCACGACCGGCAACAAATCGGAGTTGGCGGTTGGCTACTGCACGCTTTACGGCGATATGTGCGGCGGATTGGCAGTGATTTCCGATGTACCTAAAACGGATGTCTATCGGCTGGCGGCCTACATCAACCGGCATCAGACCATCATCCCGACGCGCACCATCACGAAGCCGCCTTCGGCCGAGTTGCGTCCCAACCAAACCGATCAGGATTCATTACCGCCTTACGACCTGCTTGATGCAATTCTGGAGCGATACATCGAACGCTATCAGAGCGTTCAGGAAATCATTGCGGACGGGTTCGAGCCGGCCGTCGTTGAGCAGGTCGTCAAAATGGTCAACCGCAATGAGTACAAGCGACAGCAGGCCGCGCCGGGCATTAAAGTGACGCCAAAAGCGTTTGGTCGCGGGCGGCGCGTGCCCATTGCCGCCGTGATCGAAGACTAA
- a CDS encoding PqqD family protein — translation MNKIIEKLPCVVRRIAGETLVIPIRGQAADLDAIYVLNDTAAFLWAQLDHNDSPAALAAALCQAFDVSLAQSIRDVTDFLSDLGKAGLIRAKDAAEQAA, via the coding sequence GTGAACAAAATCATTGAAAAACTGCCTTGTGTGGTACGCCGCATCGCCGGCGAAACCTTGGTGATCCCTATTCGCGGACAAGCCGCCGACCTCGACGCCATTTACGTTCTCAATGACACGGCCGCCTTCCTCTGGGCGCAGCTTGACCACAATGACAGTCCGGCGGCGCTAGCAGCTGCGCTCTGCCAAGCGTTTGATGTGTCGCTTGCACAGTCCATCCGGGATGTCACCGATTTCCTCAGCGACCTTGGCAAAGCCGGCCTGATTCGCGCCAAAGACGCCGCTGAACAAGCTGCGTAA
- a CDS encoding radical SAM protein, producing the protein MVERVSYAEFSRRLHHRLLQERIPLEATFEVSRRCPLACRHCYNNLPMNNHAARRRELSLDEYRRIFDEIAEAGTLWVLFTGGEIFARADFLEIYTEAKKRGFLITLFTNGTLVTPRIADYLAEWRPFAIEITLYGHTRETYERLTRVPGSYDRCHRGIQLLLERQLPLKLKTVGTTITKDEIFAMRDWAESLGVPFKFDSMLNPRIDCSQSPLEVRLTPEEVVELDLRDPRRLPAWRELNDRYQTAVMAPYVTNTVYDCGGGVGSFAVNPYGEMSICVLSQVDTYDLRRGSFRDGWEHFLRHVRLQQRTRPVKCQTCEIRPMCGSCAAVNELENGDKEAPIDFACRVNHLRAYLLGIPLKPNPLCEYRPGSGRYDDIQASVAALRSRARELGVALPSRPRRSLPVMPAAALPAAG; encoded by the coding sequence ATGGTGGAGCGTGTGTCCTACGCGGAGTTCAGTCGCCGACTGCACCATCGGCTATTGCAGGAACGGATTCCGCTTGAGGCGACATTTGAGGTGAGCCGGCGGTGTCCCCTGGCCTGCCGCCACTGCTACAACAACCTGCCGATGAACAACCATGCGGCGCGGCGGCGGGAATTATCGCTGGATGAGTACCGGCGGATTTTCGACGAGATCGCTGAAGCCGGTACGCTCTGGGTGCTGTTTACCGGCGGCGAAATCTTTGCCCGCGCCGATTTTCTTGAGATTTACACCGAGGCCAAAAAGCGCGGGTTTCTCATCACGCTCTTCACCAACGGGACGCTTGTGACGCCGCGCATCGCAGATTACTTGGCCGAGTGGCGTCCGTTTGCGATTGAGATCACGTTGTACGGCCACACCCGTGAGACCTATGAACGCCTGACGCGCGTTCCCGGCTCCTACGACCGGTGTCACCGGGGGATTCAGTTGCTTCTGGAGCGTCAACTGCCCCTCAAGCTCAAAACGGTTGGGACGACCATCACCAAGGACGAAATCTTCGCCATGCGCGACTGGGCGGAGAGCCTGGGTGTGCCGTTCAAGTTTGACAGCATGCTCAATCCGCGCATTGACTGCTCGCAGTCACCGTTGGAAGTGCGCCTAACGCCGGAGGAGGTCGTTGAGCTGGACCTCCGCGATCCGCGTCGTTTGCCGGCATGGCGGGAGTTGAACGACCGCTACCAAACGGCGGTCATGGCTCCTTACGTGACGAATACCGTCTATGACTGCGGCGGCGGCGTCGGATCGTTTGCGGTCAACCCGTACGGCGAGATGTCCATCTGCGTGCTGTCGCAGGTGGACACCTACGATTTACGGCGGGGCAGCTTTCGGGACGGCTGGGAGCATTTCCTGCGCCACGTGCGCCTGCAACAGCGAACGCGCCCGGTCAAGTGCCAAACCTGCGAGATTCGTCCGATGTGCGGAAGCTGCGCCGCCGTCAACGAGCTGGAAAACGGCGACAAGGAAGCGCCGATTGATTTCGCCTGTCGCGTCAATCATTTGCGTGCCTACCTGCTTGGCATTCCACTCAAGCCCAACCCGCTGTGCGAATACCGCCCCGGCAGTGGACGTTACGATGACATCCAAGCTTCAGTCGCAGCCCTGCGCTCACGCGCCCGCGAATTGGGCGTCGCTCTGCCCTCTCGTCCGCGCCGCAGTCTGCCCGTTATGCCGGCGGCGGCGCTTCCGGCAGCCGGGTGA